One genomic region from Geothermobacter hydrogeniphilus encodes:
- a CDS encoding Rne/Rng family ribonuclease: MIKKMLVNASNPEENRVAIVEDGVLSELDIEITGREQTKGNIYKAAVVRVETGLQAAFVDYGAERLGFLQLGEIHPSLYPQRDEQESKSRPRINEILHRGQEILVQITKEERGNKGAALTTFLSLPGRYMVLMPDDDARGISRKIPDGAERKALRAAISDLELPTNMGYIIRTAAIGKSADELKRDLDYLLRLYENISAHAEKCSAPALIYQESNLVIRSIRDYFTREMDEVLIDDPQVYNEAREFFAQVMPDYLRIVKLHQEQRPIFSKYQIEEQIDTISQNQVNLPSGGSIVIDQTEALVAIDVNSGKMASEKGIEATAYKTNLEAADEVARQLRLRDLGGLIVIDFIDMRDRKHGREVEKRLKNALSGDKARVTVGRISQFGLMEMSRQRIKATLAAAAWHTCPHCQGRGKVKSTEAQAVAIMRKIHAGVAKKQIGRVEAAIPSEVAEYLLNTRREELLDMERRYNTSIYLKGEAELVAEEVKLEFIKREKQAATNGDAAAPVTAAAALAETAADAEENEGRRRGDSSEEPQEEAELSETGSGTTEDEGEAATETPRRSRRRRRRGRRGGARSGSRDNEQAATENDPQPTTETVDGETTGDADEQKSAESESVAETEEKPSRSRRSRSRRKKPATDAGQETAPASGDTSAESTDDNMTAPGDAAPAETAETETAATPPKRRRSRKKATEEQAGGEADQSTKDQSAAAEPPPEPARKRRRPAKAAAGEEKETQPEQTPAPTGEAEGKPKRRRSSRKPAAAEDNKDTAETAAATPETTVEEKPKRRRSPRKKATETETTATGQPPEEAPEAESAKPKRRASRKKATEPAAPEETAATVETKKTRRPAARKKAAEQPAADDSAPAEPTAKPKRKPAARKKATPAPSEPTATDTPTAETEKPKPRRRATKKKTEPDQD, translated from the coding sequence ATGATCAAGAAGATGTTGGTGAATGCCAGCAACCCGGAAGAAAACCGGGTGGCCATCGTCGAGGACGGTGTGCTGTCCGAACTCGACATCGAAATTACCGGGCGGGAACAGACCAAGGGTAATATCTACAAGGCGGCGGTGGTCCGGGTTGAAACCGGGCTGCAGGCCGCCTTCGTCGATTATGGAGCGGAACGGCTCGGTTTCCTGCAGCTCGGGGAAATCCATCCTTCTCTTTACCCGCAGCGCGACGAGCAGGAAAGCAAGTCACGCCCGCGCATCAACGAAATTCTCCATCGCGGCCAGGAAATCCTGGTGCAGATCACCAAGGAAGAACGGGGCAACAAGGGCGCGGCGCTGACCACCTTTCTCTCCCTGCCCGGCCGCTATATGGTGCTGATGCCGGATGACGATGCCCGCGGCATCTCCCGCAAGATCCCCGACGGCGCCGAGCGCAAGGCCCTGCGGGCCGCCATCTCCGACCTGGAGCTGCCGACGAACATGGGTTACATCATTCGTACCGCGGCCATCGGCAAATCAGCGGACGAACTCAAACGCGACCTCGACTACCTGCTGCGGCTGTACGAAAATATCAGCGCCCATGCCGAAAAATGCAGCGCCCCGGCCCTGATCTACCAGGAATCGAACCTGGTGATCCGCTCCATTCGCGATTACTTCACCCGGGAAATGGACGAAGTCCTGATCGACGACCCGCAGGTCTACAACGAAGCGCGGGAATTCTTTGCCCAGGTGATGCCCGACTACCTGCGGATTGTCAAACTTCACCAGGAACAGCGACCGATCTTTTCCAAGTACCAGATCGAAGAACAGATCGACACCATTTCCCAGAACCAGGTCAACCTCCCCTCCGGCGGCTCGATCGTCATCGACCAGACCGAGGCGCTGGTCGCCATCGATGTCAACTCCGGCAAAATGGCCAGCGAGAAAGGCATCGAAGCGACCGCCTACAAGACCAACCTCGAAGCGGCCGATGAAGTGGCCCGACAGCTGCGGTTGCGCGACCTTGGCGGCCTGATCGTCATCGATTTCATCGACATGCGCGACCGCAAGCACGGTCGGGAGGTCGAGAAGCGTCTCAAGAACGCACTCAGCGGGGACAAGGCCCGCGTCACCGTCGGCCGCATCAGCCAGTTCGGCCTGATGGAAATGAGCCGCCAGCGGATCAAGGCGACCCTCGCCGCGGCCGCCTGGCACACCTGCCCGCACTGCCAGGGACGGGGCAAGGTCAAGAGTACCGAAGCCCAGGCGGTGGCCATCATGCGCAAAATCCACGCCGGTGTGGCCAAGAAGCAGATCGGCCGGGTCGAGGCGGCAATCCCCTCCGAGGTCGCCGAGTACCTGCTCAACACCCGGCGGGAAGAGCTGCTGGACATGGAACGCCGCTACAACACCAGCATCTACCTCAAGGGCGAAGCGGAACTGGTTGCCGAAGAGGTCAAGCTCGAATTCATCAAGCGTGAAAAACAGGCAGCAACCAATGGCGATGCCGCCGCCCCGGTAACCGCCGCCGCGGCACTGGCCGAAACCGCGGCCGACGCCGAAGAGAACGAAGGACGACGACGCGGAGATTCTTCCGAAGAACCTCAAGAAGAAGCGGAGCTGTCCGAAACCGGGTCCGGCACAACCGAAGATGAGGGTGAAGCCGCCACCGAAACGCCGCGTCGCTCCCGTCGGCGTCGGCGGCGGGGACGCCGCGGCGGAGCACGCAGCGGCAGCAGGGACAACGAGCAGGCGGCAACCGAAAATGATCCGCAGCCGACTACGGAAACCGTCGATGGTGAAACAACCGGAGACGCCGACGAGCAGAAATCCGCCGAATCGGAATCGGTCGCGGAGACAGAGGAGAAACCGAGCCGGTCGCGTCGTTCCCGCTCGCGAAGAAAAAAACCGGCGACTGACGCCGGCCAGGAGACTGCGCCCGCCAGCGGGGACACTTCCGCCGAATCCACCGATGACAACATGACGGCGCCGGGGGATGCCGCCCCGGCAGAGACAGCAGAAACGGAAACGGCTGCGACACCTCCCAAGCGACGCCGTAGCCGTAAAAAGGCCACTGAAGAGCAGGCCGGAGGAGAGGCAGACCAGTCGACCAAAGACCAGTCGGCCGCAGCCGAGCCCCCGCCCGAACCGGCGCGGAAAAGAAGACGCCCAGCCAAAGCGGCCGCCGGGGAGGAAAAGGAAACGCAGCCCGAACAGACACCGGCACCGACCGGGGAAGCGGAGGGCAAACCGAAACGCCGCCGCTCCAGTCGCAAACCGGCCGCCGCGGAGGACAACAAGGACACCGCGGAAACAGCAGCCGCGACTCCTGAAACGACGGTCGAAGAAAAACCGAAACGCCGCCGCAGCCCGCGCAAGAAGGCCACCGAGACCGAGACAACAGCCACCGGACAACCGCCGGAAGAGGCGCCGGAGGCCGAGTCCGCCAAACCGAAGCGCCGCGCCAGCCGCAAGAAGGCAACGGAACCGGCTGCCCCGGAAGAGACCGCGGCCACCGTGGAAACGAAAAAAACCCGTCGCCCCGCGGCACGCAAAAAGGCCGCTGAACAACCGGCTGCTGACGACAGCGCCCCCGCCGAGCCCACGGCCAAACCGAAACGTAAACCCGCGGCACGCAAAAAAGCCACTCCGGCTCCATCAGAACCGACAGCGACCGACACCCCGACTGCCGAAACGGAGAAACCGAAACCACGCCGCCGCGCGACAAAGAAGAAGACCGAACCCGATCAGGATTGA